One segment of Cynocephalus volans isolate mCynVol1 chromosome 8, mCynVol1.pri, whole genome shotgun sequence DNA contains the following:
- the LOC134384319 gene encoding olfactory receptor 10R2-like: MANSSSVTEFLLLGFSSLGDLQLVLFVVFLCLYLIILSGNLIIISVIRLDCSLHTPMYFFLGVLSISEIFYTIVILPKMLINLLSVLRTLSFVSCATQMFFFLGFAVTNCLLLGVMGYDRYAAICQPLQYPILMSWRVCGQLAATCAVSGFLISLLGTTLVFSLPFCGSNKVNHYFCDISPVIRLACAESYINELVIFICGVLVLLVPLIFICISYGFIVHTILKIPSAEGKRKSFSTCASHLIVVIVHYGCASFVYLRPSAKYTSGKDRLVTVIYTIITPLLNPVVYSLRNKDVQLAIWKTIGKTGFSLKTL; this comes from the coding sequence ATGGCTAATTCCTCTTCTGTCACTGAGTTCCTACTCCTGGGTTTCTCCAGCCTTGGGGACTTGCAGCTTGTCCTCTTTGTGGTCTTTCTCTGCCTCTATCTGATCATCTTGAGCGGAAACCTCATTATCATCTCAGTCATCCGTTTGGATTGCagcctccacacccccatgtactttttcctggGTGTCCTTTCTATCTCTGAGATCTTCTACACAATTGTTATCTTGCCCAAGATGCTTATCAACCTGCTGTCTGTACTCCGGACACTCTCCTTTGTGAGTTGTGCCACCCAGATGTTCTTCTTCCTCGGTTTCGCTGTCACCAATTGCCTGCTTCTGGGAGTGATGGGTTATGATCGCTATGCTGCCATCTGCCAGCCTTTGCAATACCCCATTCTCATGAGCTGGAGAGTATGTGGACAACTGGCAGCAACTTGTGCTGTTAGTGGCTTCCTAATATCTCTTCTGGGAACAACTTTGGTCTTTAGCCTCCCTTTCTGTGGCTCCAACAAGGTCAACCACTACTTTTGTGACATTTCACCAGTCATCCGTCTTGCCTGTGCTGAAAGTTACATCAATGAGCTTGTCATCTTTATCTGTGGAGTCTTGGTGCTTCTTGTGCCCTTGATCTTCATCTGCATCTCTTATGGCTTCATTGTCCACACCATCCTGAAAATTCCATCAGCCGAAGGCAAGAGAAAATCCTTCTCCACCTGTGCTTCGCATCTCATTGTGGTCATTGTTCATTATGGTTGTGCTTCCTTTGTCTACCTGCGACCCTCTGCGAAATACACATCAGGCAAAGACAGGCTGGTGACAGTGATCTATACCATCATCACCCCACTGTTGAACCCCGTGGTGTACAGCCTCAGGAACAAAGATGTACAGCTGGCCATTTGGAAAACAATTGGGAAGACTGGATTTTCTCTTAAGACTTTATAA